TTCTTCAATAGGTACATCTGCTATTAATACAGAATCTAAATCAGATTTTGAACATTGTTGATAAAAATTTTTGATACCTTGGTTATATATAAGATTAGCATATAATAATATCCCTATAGGTATATTAAAATATTTTTTACGTAAAGTTTGAATAACGTCGAAATATTTTAAAATACTATAATTATTAGATAAAGCACGTAAATTTGATTTTTGAATTATAGGACCGTCTGCTAATGGATCTGAAAATGGAATACCCAATTCTAATGCATCTGATCCATTTTCAATTAGTGTATCTATAATTTTTATCGAAGTTTCTAAAGAAGGATCACCTATTACGACAAATGGAACAAAACATCCTTCTTTGAGTATATTTTTTTTTTCAAACATTTTTTTATAACGACTCACAATTTTTCCTATTTTTAAAAATTTTACTTACTGTAAAAATATCTTTGTCCCCACGACCAGAAAGATTAACTATTAAAATTTGATTTTTATTAGGATGAAGATTCATGATTTTTAATGCATAAGCTATCGCATGAGAAGATTCTAAAGCTGGAATAATACCTTCTTTTTTAGATAAAACAGTGAATGCTTCTAATGCTTCTTTATCAGTAATTGAAACATATTGAGCGCGTTTAGTGCTATTTAACCAAGCATGTTCAGGGCCTACAGACGGAAAATCTAAACCAGCAGAAATTGACCAAGATTTTTGAATTTGACCTTCTTTATTTTGCATTAAATAAGATTTCATTCCAAAATAAATACCCTTTCTACCGATATTTAATGGTGCTCCATGATTTCCTGTACTTATGCCCTTTCCAGCTGGTTCTACACCAATTAAATTGACTTTCTCGTTTATAAAATCAGTAAATATACCAATCGCATTTGAACCTCCTCCAACACATGCAATAACAGAATCGGGTAATCTACTTTCTTTTTCTAAAATTTGCTGTTTAGCTTCCTCACCAATCATCTTTTGAAATTCTTTTACAATTTTTGGATATGGATGAGGACCCGCAGCTGTTCCTATCATATAATATGAATATTTATAACTACTAGACCAATCTCTCAATGCTTCATTACATGCATCTTTTAAAGTACCAGAACCACTTTTCACAGGTATAACTTTTGCACCCATTAATTTCATACGAAATACATTTGGTTTCTGACGCTCAATATCTTTATATCCCATATAAATACGACATTTTAAATTCATTAAAGCACAAGCAATGGCGGTTGCTACACCATGTTGTCCAGCACCAGTTTCAGCAATAATTTCTTTTTTGTGCATCTGAATCGCTAGCATGGCCTGACCTAGTACTTGATTAGTTTTATGTGCTCCTCCATGTAACAAATCTTCTCTTTTTAAATAAATACGTGTTTTTGTTCCTTCAGTTAAATTTTTACATAAAGTTAATGGCGTAGGTCTTCCTGCATAATTTTTTAAAAGATATGAAAGTTTTTTTTGAAAATTCTCATCTTTTTTTGTAAAAACAAAATTTTTTTCTAGCTCATATAAAGCCGGCATTAATATTTGAGGAACATACATGCCTCCAAATTCCCCAAAATAAGGATTGAGTAAAGTCATTTAGTTTTATTTCTCTTGTTATTCATAAAAACCGATTTGTTAGAGTCTTAATTTTTGAAAAATTAATTTAATTTTTTTATGATCTTTAATACCAGGTGATATTTCTACTCCAGAATTCAAGTCTAATCCATAACAGTTGAATTTTGATGCGAGACTACAATTTTGAATATTAATACCTCCTGCTAAAATTACATTTTTTAATGTGTAATTTTTCAAAATGTTCCAATTAAATGATGTATTACTTCCTCCAGAATAAGAATCAAATATATATTTATTTATAAAATCCCAGTTAATTAAAGGTAATTTTGATTGAATAGAAAATGCTTTCCAAATTTGGATATTTTTGGATAACCTTTTTTTTAATAGATCAATATATTTTTGATTCTCACATCCATGTAATTGAATTGCATATAGACATAATTCATTAGAAATGTCTAAAATAGTATTAATATCTTGGTTTTGAAATACTCCTACGTACTTTAAATTACTATTAAAGATTACATTTTTTGCAATTTTTTTTGTGATCTTACGAGGTGAATTTTCTGCGAAAATTAAGCCTCCATAAATTGCACCATATTTTTCACTAACTTGAGCATCAATAGAACGAGTTAAACCACATATTTTATTATTACCAAAAATTAAAGATTTAATACTAATTTCTAAATTTTTTTTTGACATTAAACTTGAGCCAATTAAAAAACCATGGACCATTTTACTTAATTCTTTTATTTGAGCATTTTCAGTTATTCCTGATTCACTAATAATAATTCTATTTTTTATTAATGGGGATAAAATTTTAGTTCGATTTAAATCAATTGATAAATCATGTAAATTACGATTATTGATCCCAATAATTAAGGCATTTAATTGAATTGCACGATGTAGCTCTGTTGTATTATTAACTTCTGTTAAAACTTCCATATTTAATTCTTTTGCTATGTTATATAACATCATATATTGCTTGTTATCTAAAATAGATAACATAAGCAATATAGCATCCGCTTTATAATATCTAGCTAAATAGACTTGATATGAATCAATGAAAAAATCTTTACATAAAATTGGTTGATAAACATTATTTCTCACAATACTGATAAATTTTAAATTTCCATGAAAATACTTCTCATCTGTTAAGACTGAAATTGCAGAAGCATATTTTTTATATACATTAGAAATCTCAATTAGATTAAAATTTTTTTTAATAACTCCTAAAGAAGGAGATGATTTTTTACATTCTAATATAAAAAAAGGATTTTTATTTTTCAATGCATTAAAAAAATTTCGAGTTTTTACATTAATTTTTTTTTTGATATCTTTGAGGGGTTCTTTTTTTTTTCTATCTTTGATCCAATCTATTTTATATTTTATAATTTCATTTAGTATTGTTTCTGCCATATTCATCTTCTTTTAACATATTGGAAATTTTAATTATATGTTTATAAATTTCACCGCTACGAATTTTATTCAATACCATTTTCGTATTTTTCTTTAAATCTTCGTATCCAAAAATTTTTAACAAAATTGCAACATTTACAGCAATTAATTCTTCATATAATCTATCTCCTTTACCTTGTAGAGTTTTTTTAATAATATTATAACTTTCTTCCTGAGAACTGACTGCATGTATTGGTTTAATATGTTCTTTTAAACCGAAATCTTTTGCTTCTAACTGATATGAATGAATTTTTTTATTTAATAATTCCGAAACATATGTTATACCATTTAATGTAACTTCATCAGTTCCATCACTATGGATTATAATGCCTCGTTGATATTTTAGTTTTTTTAAAATTTCTACCATAGGATTAATTAAATCTTTTTTATAAACACCTATTACTGTGAAAAAGGGACGAGAGGGATTTAAAAATGGCCCCAATAAATTAAAAATCGTTTTAATTTTTAAAGTTTTTCGAATTTTAGAGACGTATTGAAAGCCATCGTGATATTTAGGTGCAAATAAAAAGCAAATATTTAATTGATCTAAGGTTTTTAATGAACTTTGAATAGATGGATTTAAATTAATTTTAAATTTTTTTAAAATATCAGATGAGCCTGATTTGCTTGATACGCCTTTATTGCAATGTTTGATAATTTTAAATCCAAGATGAGATGCAGTAAAAGCGCTGGCAGTTGAGATATTAATTGTATTTTTACTATCCCCCCCTGTGCCAACTATGTCAGCAAAAATATAATTAGGTCGAGGGAAAAACTTCATAGCTTTTAAACAAGCACCAATTGCTCCTAATATTTCTTCTATTGATTCATGTCGAACATGCATAGCAGTTAAAATAGATGACAATTGTATTTCATTTATTTTTCCAGAAATAATAGAATTAAACAATCTATAACTTTCTTCTTGATCTAAAGATTCTAGCTTATAAAGTTTTTTGAATATATGTTGCATTGATAACCTTTTAAAATGTTAATTTAAAAATTAATATTTTTGTTGTTTTATAATTTTCACAATAATCGATTGAGTAAAATAATTCAATTTAAATTTAAGAAACTTTATCTATAATATTATTTGTATCTAAAAAAATTTTATTCACATGTTATATAACTATTAATATAATACGTTATATATAATGATTTTATTGTTGGAAATTTAAAATGAACAAGATAATAATAATATTATTATTTTCCTTAGTCTCTATAACCTGGGGGACTACTTGGATAGCAATGAAAATTGCTGTAGAAACAATTCCTCCATTATTTGCGACAGGAATACGATTTTTAATTGCTTCTCCTGTGCTTATTGTTCTTTCTTACATTACAAAGACACCTCTTTTATTTCCATATGGTCAAAGAAATTTTCAAATTACTATTTCTTTTTTCTATTTTTCAATACCTTTTACATTAATGTTATATGGTGGAAAATATGTTAATTCTTCTATTTCTTCAGTGATTTTTGCTAACATGCCAGTTGTTGTACTAATACTTTCTTCTTTTTTTTTAAAAAAAAAATAGATTCAATTAAAAAAATTGGTATATTTATTTCTTTGATTACATTATTTTTTATTTTATTTTTTAATTTAGAAGCAGAATGCTTTTTTCAATGGAAAGGCATTTTAGCTTTAATTTTAGCATTAGTTAGTCATGCTTTAATTTATATAGAATGTAGAAGAAAATGCACTGAAATTTCAGTTATTACATTTAATGCACTACCATCTTTAATATCTGGAGTATTTTTATCTATTATTTCTTGGTTTTTAGAAAAACCTAATATTTATTTATTTTCTGAAAAATCAATGTTAGCTATATTTTATCTTGGAAATTTTTCAGGCGTATTTGGTATACTGTCTTATTTTTATTTACAAAAAAAAGTTAGTTCATTTTACGCTTCAACTATTTTTTTAATTTTTCCTATAATTTCTTATGTTTTAGAAATTTATTTTTATAAAAAAACATTTTTTTTCTATGAATTATTTTGTATTTTACCGCTATTTACAGGAATACTATTAACGTTAATTCCAATAAATTTTTTTAAAAATATTAAAAGGCGTTTTTTTAATGACAGAAAAAATACAAAAAATACTTTCTAATTTAGGATATGGTTCGCGTCGAAGTATAGAAAAGATAATCGAAAAGGGAAATGTATTCTTAAATGGAAAAAGAGCAATAGTTGGGCAACGTGTAGATAAAAACAATCCTGGAGAAATTTTTATTGGAAATGAGAAAATAATCTTTAAAGAGCATAAAAAATTAGAAATTATTATTTATAATAAACCCATAGGTGAAATTTGCACTAGAAATGATCCGAAAAAACGATTAACTGTATTTGATAAATTGCCTTTTTTAAACTTAAGTAGGTGGATTAGTATTGGGCGTTTAGATATTAATACAAAAGGATTATTATTATTTACAAACAATGGGGAATTAGCAAATCAACTAATGCATCCGAGAAATAAAATTGAACGTGAGTATTATATACGTGTGTTTGGTGAAATAAACATAAATACAATAAATATTTTAAAAACAGGAGTTAAAATTAAAGATGGTTATGTTTCATTCAAAAGTATTGAATTAATTTCAAAAAATAAAAGCAAAAATAAATGGTTTAAAGGCGTTTTATGTGAAGGAAAAAATCGTGAAATTAGATTAATTTTTCGTTCAATTAAATGTCAAGTTAACAAATTAATTAGAATTAGATATGGTAATATTTTTTTACCAAAGAACTTAAAAGAAGGGGGATGGGAAAAATTAAACGATAAATTATTAAATGATTTATGTAACTTAGTTAAATAATAAATTTGCATTATTTAATATTTTACATCGAATTTTTAAAAAATTATTATAAAAAATAATATATCATAAAATAATACTAAATTTTAATTAAAATATAATTTTAAAAGTATAGCTGTTTAATTCTTTGAATTAAATGATTAATTATGAATAAATATTTTTTTAAGATCGTTTTTAAAGCAAAGAAAAAATTTAAACTTAAAATAATCGGTAATTCTATGTGCTGGTATTGGAAAAATAATTGATAAAAATTTTTTAAATTTATTCATCTAGTATTTAATAAAATGATTTAATATTCAATTAAAAAATTTTTAAAATATTAAGAAAATTAATATACACCTGAAATATAGATAATCAAATCAAATGTTGATCAATTAAATTTGAAAAACATAATTTCTTTTTACTATGCAGTGATTTTCTATATAAATAAAGTACTTGCTTTAAATAATAGTTATCTAGTTAATACAATTTTTGAAAAAATGAAAATCTAATTTTGATTTAGAATTTATCAAAAAATTATTTTTAGCGAAAAAGTTACATCAAGAAGAATATGTAACATATACAAGAATTGATTTTTTTGTTCAAGACTGATGTAATTAAAAGACAATAAATTATATAAAATGATATAGAATAAAATCATAATTAATCAAATGAAAATAAAAATATAAATCTATTATTCTTAAAGTAATAGTAGTTAATTTAAATTAGCGTTTTCTAAAATATTAAAATTTTCAAATAAAGAATTCAATAAAATAAGTGGAATTCAAAATCAATTTTCAAACCTTATGATAGATACAAATATATTTTTTAAAGGAAATTATATTTATTGAAAAATTTATGAAATATCTAAAAGATTCGATAAAACATCATAAAGGCACAAACTATAAAAAATTAGAAGATTTAAGACTCGTACAGATATAGCAATAAACAAATATTTCACATTTATAAGTATCAAAAATAAAAAATTTTAAAAAATAAAGCAATTTCTAAAAAAATAGTATTAAAAAACACAGCTATTTCAATACATATTAATTTCTGTAATCTTAATAAAAAACAACGATAAAACAGTATGAAAAATACATTTTTAAGTAGTTTAGGGCATAATTGAAAATGCAAAAGAGTATTATAAAAAATACTGTTAATTAAATTGTATTAAAATAATTCAAATTTAATAAAAACATATCGCTAAAAAAATTAAAACATATAGTATTATAATTAATAAAAATTCAACAATTTATATTTTTAGTAATCATCTTAAATATGTGATTTGTTATTCTCAGAAAATAAAATTGGATAGTCTCATTTTTTTATCTAAAATTTTTTTATAAAACATGTAAAATATAAAAAATTTTGTCTAATATTATAATATTAGTAGATAAATTAGATTTTATTTTATTTAAAGATATATTATAGATTAAATTTAATACATGGTTTCTAAAAGAAAAAGTACATAATTTTTTCTGTTATTTATATTTTCTGAATCAAAAAAAATTACTCTTGTAAAAAAATTAACTTAATTTAAATATTTATTATCTAAGAAACTATATTATTTATTTGATATTCTTAAAATAAGTGAAAAAGTAAAAAATTTGTGATTTATTTTAATAAACGAAAAAAATCGTAGTATGTTACCTCGAAAAAGAAAATAAATTTTCAGATTGATCAGCGTTTTAATTAAAAATTAATGATTCATCTTAAATATATCATAATTAAAAAATTATATTTTTAATATATAATATTTTCGTATTTTTTCAGCAATTGATTTAATAAACTTAGGGCTACTAGTTAAACTTAAAACGCCATCGATATTTTTTTCTTGAAGACTATTCGTTAAACATCCAGATTCTCTTGCTTGTAACTGTCCTGCAATAAAATTAACAGAATTTAATAAATTATAATTAACAATTAAACAATCTATTTTTCCAGAGGATACATATGCTAAATCAAGTAAAACTGAACCAGTACATCTAAACGAAATACCAGATAAAACAAGTTCTTTATGTACCTCTAAATATGATTTAGACTGTATTTTTTGATATTTTAAATGCGTTGATATTATCACATCACTTAAAGTGTTCACATTAGTACAACGAGTACGATATCCGTTTAATTGCGATCCTTGACCCCTAACAGAAGTAAATAAATCATTTTTTATAGGATCATATATTACTGATATTTCTGTGTTTTTTTTTATTATTACTGCTATTGATATACAAAAATGTGGGAAATTTTTAATGAAATTTTTTTTACCATCCAATTCATTTATAATCCATAAAATTTTTTTATCATTTGACATGTAGTTCGTGTTTTTTTTAATAATAATATGACTTGGATAATATTTATAAATAATCTCACTAATAACTTGATATGTTTTATTCATCACTTGCTTAATAAAATATTGTTTTTTTTCATAATCGTCTTTAATAAATTTTTGAGTATCGTAATTTTGTATAATAATATTTCCTCCTTTCCGAATTGCACGAATTGCGATATTTAACATGGGATGCATTAAATTCTCCTAATTAAAAATAATTTATTTATTTTTCATTAAATAATAATATCATAATTTATATACATATTTAATGTTTTTAATTTTTTAAATCAATTCATAATTTTAAAAAAATTTAATATTAATCAAATTTTTTAATATAATTTTTATACTTATTTGATAGATAAAATTATTATCTTTAATTAAGGTGTTTTACATGGATAAAAAAATTAATTTAAATATTTTAGATTCTCAAGTAAATTTACTAGATCTAGATTTTAAAAATATTCAATTGTTTCTTGCGTCTATTGGGGCAAAAAATTTTACTGCTGAACAAATTATAAAATGGATTTACAGTCATAATTGTTATGATTTTGATAAAATGTCAAATATTAGTAAAAATATTAAAAAAAAGCTATACCAGAACTCTTGTATAAAAATATCAAATTTTTCAGAAGAAAAAGTATCTTCTGATGGTACAATAAAATGGATTACATCTTTAAATAATCAAAAAATAGAAACAGTTTATATACCGGAAAAAAAACGTTCTACTCTTTGTATTTCATCACAAATTGGTTGCCCTTTAAAATGTGATTTTTGTGCCACAGGAAAGCAAGGATTTAATAGAAATTTAAAAGTATCTGAAATTATTTCTCAAATTTTACAAGCTAAAAAAAAATTAAAAAATACACATATAACTAATATAGTATTTATGGGAATGGGCGAACCATTATTAAATTTAAATAACATTATTACGGCATTAAAAATTATTTTAAATACAAATGGTTTTGGATTATCTAAACGCCGTATTACTTTGTCTACTGCAGGAATTGTCCCAGCAATAGATCGATTAAATAAAAACATTGATATTAATCTAGCAATCTCTTTACATGCTTCTAATGATAATATTAGAAATCTTATTATGCCGATTAATAAAATATATAATATCGAATCTCTTTTAAGTGCGGTATCTAGATATTTAAAGAATTCTAATGCCAATCGAAATGGGGTTACTATAGAATATGTGATGCTTAAAAATATTAATGATTCTATTAAAAATGCTGAGGAGTTAGCTTATATTTTAAAAAAAATACCTAGTAAAATAAATCTTATTCCTTGGAATTCTTTCAAAAATTCAAATTTTATATCTAGTACTGAGAATAGTATTCATACTTTTGCAAATATTTTAAGAAAAAAAGGATTTAATACAACAATTCGTAAAAATAGAGGGAAAGATATTGATGCTGCTTGTGGTCAGTTAACAGGAAATATAATTAATTATCGTAAAAATCATTTATAAATTTCGAACAATATTATATATTAGTTTTATTTACTATAAAATTGACATAATTAAAAATTTAAAATTAGATATTTATTCTAATCTTAACAACATATTACAATATAATGAATAAATATAAAGCTATTAATAGAAGAAAATCTAATCGTATTTATGTAGGAAATGTTCCTATTGGAAATAATGCGCCTATTTCTGTACAATCTATGACAAATACGAAAACCACAGACATCCAAGATACAATTAATCAAATTGATCAATTAAAAAGAGTAGGAGTTGATATTATAAGGATTTCTATTCCAACAAAAGAAGCGGCGGAAGCATTTAAAATAATTAAAAAAAAAACAAATATTCCACTTATAGCAGATATACACTTTGATTATAGATTAGCTATAAAATCTATACAATATGGCGCGGATTGTTTAAGAATTAATCCTGGAAATATTGGCAAAAAAAGAAAAATTAATGAAATAGTAAGTTGTGCTAAAGATAATAATATTCCAATTAGAATAGGAATTAATTCTGGGTCATTAGAACATGATATATTAAAAAAATATAAATCTCCTTTACCAGAAGCTTTAGTAGAGTCTGCTATAAGAAGTATAGAACATTTTGATAGTTTAAATTTTCATCAATTTAAAGTTAGTGTAAAAGCATCTGATGTTTTTTCTGCTGTTAAAGCAAATAAAATATTAGCAAAAAAAATTACACAACCTATACACATCGGTATAACAGAATCTGGAAGTATACGTAATGGCACAGTAAAGTCATCTATTGGAATTGCTTCCTTGTTATCTGAAGGAATTGGAGATACTTTAAGAGTGTCTTTAGCTGCTCATCCTATTGAAGAAGTGAAAGTAGGTTATGATATTTTAAAAGTTTTAGGAATTAGGTTTAGAGGCATTAATTTTATTGCTTGCCCTACTTGTTCAAGGCAAGAATTCGATGTTATTAAAGTAGTAAAAGATTTAGAAAAAAAACTAGAAGATATTGAAACGTCTATGGACGTTTCTATCATCGGGTGCGTTGTAAATGGATTAGGTGAAGCTAAAATGGCAAACCTAGGAGTGACTGGAGGATATAAAAAAAGCGGGTTATATCAAGACGGTATACGTCAAAAAAACAAGCTAAATAACAAAGATATAGTGCGAGAACTAGAAATCTATATTCGTAAAAAATCAAGTGAATTAAAAAATAAAAATGATAACTAATTATTAACAATTTATAAGTATATTTATAAATAAGAGATCAGAGTGAATAAAAAAATTAGTTCAATTAGAGGAATGCATGATTATTTTTCTGAAGATTTAGAGATTTGGAACAAATTAGAAAAAAATTTTAAACAGGTTTTAAACAGTTACTCTTTTGAAGAAATCAAACTTCCTATATTAGAAAAAACAGAAATTTTTCAAAGAGCTATTGGAAATGTTACAGATATTATAGAAAAAGAAATGTATTCGTTTTACGATAAAAAAGGCAATAGTTTAACTTTGAGGCCTGAAGGAACTGTAGGTTGTGTACGAGCTATAATACAAAATAATTTATTATATAAAAAAAAATTAAAATTTTGGTATTTAGGACCAATGTTTAGATATGAACGTCCTCAAAAAGGACGATATCGTCAATTCTATCAATTAGGTGTAGAAGTTTTCGGATTAAGCGAAATAGATGTTGATTTAGAAGTAATTTTATTGACAAATCGTTTATGGAAAATTTTAGGTATTAATTTTGACTTAACATTAGAAATAAATTCAATTGGCTTGCAATTAGATCGAATTAAATATCAAAAAGAATTAGTTTTTTTTCTCGAAAAATATAAATCTTTTTTAGACGAAGAATCTAAAAGACGTTTATATTCTAATCCATTCCGTATTCTAGATTCCAAAAATTTAAATGTTCAACGTATATTAAAAAAAGCTCCGTCATTAAATAATTTTATTAATGACAAATCATTAAACCGATTTAATAATTTATGTCATATAATGAAGACACATGGTATTAAATATAAATATAATCCAAATTTAATAAGAGGTTTAGATTATTACACTGATACAGTATTTGAATGGAAAAGTAATGTAATAGGATCAAAAGATACTATTTGTGCAGGTGGAAGATATGATGCTTTAGTTGAAGAATTAGGTGGTGTAAAAAAACCAGCAATAGGATTTGCTATAGGAATTGAGCGTTTAATTTTATTAATGAGATCGAAAAATGTTCTTTCTAGAAAAAGAGAAAAAATTAATATTTATATTATTTTTTTAGGAGAGGAAAATAAAAATCACGCTATCAGTTTATCAGAAGAAATGAGAGATATATATCCTAAGCTAAACATATTTATGAGTTTTTCGAATTTTAGTCTTTCAAAAAAAATTAAGCACGCTGTTGAATTATCATCTCGTATTGTAATTTTAATAGGTGCGAATGAAATTAAGAAGAAATGTTATTTAATAAAAGAGTTAGAAACAAAAAAAGAATCTTATCTTTTTAAAAGTGAATTAATACTAAAAATTAATAGTATTTTTAAGAAGCATCTTTCAAGAGAAAATTAACTTTTAAAAAATTTATTTTAATTTTTATTTCAGGAAAAAAATGTTTAATAAAAAGATAGAATTTAATAAATATGATCCAGAGCTATGGATAGCTATGTTAAAAGAAAAAGAAAGACAAGAGAATCATATAGAATTAATTGCATCAGAAAATTATGCTAGTACTTATGTAATGCATGCTCAAGGATCTCAGTTAACTAATAAATATGCGGAAGGTTATCCAGGAAAGCGATACTATGGTGGCTGTGAACATGTAGATATTATAGAACAATTAGCTATTGATCGCGCAAAAAAATTATTTAACGCTGATTATGCAAATGTTCAGCCTCATTCAGGTTCTCAAGCTAATTTTGCGGTTTATACAGCTCTTTTAAAACCTGGAGATGTAATTTTAGGTCTGAAATTGTCTCATGGGGGGCATTTAACACATGGTTCTTCTGTAAATTTTTCAGGGAAATTGTATAATTCAATTACCTATGGAGTAGATCTAAACGGAGAAATTAATTATGAAGAAATATATGATTTAGCTAAAAAACATCGACCGAAAATGATCATTGGTGGTTTTTCTGCATATTCTGGTATTTGTGATTGGTCTAAAATGCGTAATATTTCAGATGAAATAGATGCCTATTTAGTTGTGGATATATCTCATGTTGCGGGATTGATTGCTACAGAACTTTATCCAAGTCCAATAGATTATGCGCATGTTGTCACAAGTACTACACACAAAACATTAGCAGGACCTCGAGGGGGGCTTATTCTAGCTAAAAACGGAAATAATACGTTTTATAACCGATTAGATTTATCTGTTTTTCCGGGTGGACAAGGTGGACCACTCATGCATGTGATTGCAGGAAAAGCGGTAGCTTTTAAAGAAGCTTTAGATCCGAATTTTAAAATATATCAAGAACAAATTTTAAAAAATGCTAAAATTATGGTTAAAACATTCTTAAAAGAAGGATATGAAATTATTTCAGGAAATACTTATAATCATTTATTTTTAATAAATCTCACAAATAAAAAAATTACAGGTAAAGATGCTGATATTGCTTTAGGAAAAGCTAACATTACTGTGAATAAAAATACTATTCCTAATGATATTAGAAGTCCTTTTATTACCTCAGGAATACGTATTGGAACACCTGCTGCTACAAGAAGAGGTTTTAAAGAATCAGAAATGTTACAAGTTAGTTTATGGATTACAAGTATTTTAAACGATATTCAAAACACCAAAAATATTTTGAAAATTAAAAATAAAGTCTTAGAAATATGCTCTAAATATCCTGTGTATATATAAATTCTTATAAATATATCCATCTTTGTTAAAGATAATATTAATTTTGCTAGCAATATATTTCATTCAGGTAATTTAATTTTAATTTTATTTACGTCTATGTTATTTATATTTTTTAAATAAGGCACTATCCCTAATAACGGCGATTTAATATAACTTAACAAAGTTTGGATATAATATGAAGTGTATTTATTTTCTGGAAAAACATTATTGGCAATCCATCCTGAACATATCAAATTATCTGAAAGAATAGATTTTTCAGTCAAAATAGCATGGTTAATACATCCTAATTTTATTCCTACAACTAAAATAACTGTTAATTTTTCTTCTTGTACCCAGTCCGAAAAAGTATATTTGTTTGATATAGGAGTGTACCATCCAC
This portion of the Buchnera aphidicola (Aphis gossypii) genome encodes:
- a CDS encoding inositol monophosphatase family protein — protein: MHPMLNIAIRAIRKGGNIIIQNYDTQKFIKDDYEKKQYFIKQVMNKTYQVISEIIYKYYPSHIIIKKNTNYMSNDKKILWIINELDGKKNFIKNFPHFCISIAVIIKKNTEISVIYDPIKNDLFTSVRGQGSQLNGYRTRCTNVNTLSDVIISTHLKYQKIQSKSYLEVHKELVLSGISFRCTGSVLLDLAYVSSGKIDCLIVNYNLLNSVNFIAGQLQARESGCLTNSLQEKNIDGVLSLTSSPKFIKSIAEKIRKYYILKI
- the rlmN gene encoding 23S rRNA (adenine(2503)-C(2))-methyltransferase RlmN, which encodes MDKKINLNILDSQVNLLDLDFKNIQLFLASIGAKNFTAEQIIKWIYSHNCYDFDKMSNISKNIKKKLYQNSCIKISNFSEEKVSSDGTIKWITSLNNQKIETVYIPEKKRSTLCISSQIGCPLKCDFCATGKQGFNRNLKVSEIISQILQAKKKLKNTHITNIVFMGMGEPLLNLNNIITALKIILNTNGFGLSKRRITLSTAGIVPAIDRLNKNIDINLAISLHASNDNIRNLIMPINKIYNIESLLSAVSRYLKNSNANRNGVTIEYVMLKNINDSIKNAEELAYILKKIPSKINLIPWNSFKNSNFISSTENSIHTFANILRKKGFNTTIRKNRGKDIDAACGQLTGNIINYRKNHL
- the ispG gene encoding flavodoxin-dependent (E)-4-hydroxy-3-methylbut-2-enyl-diphosphate synthase; amino-acid sequence: MMNKYKAINRRKSNRIYVGNVPIGNNAPISVQSMTNTKTTDIQDTINQIDQLKRVGVDIIRISIPTKEAAEAFKIIKKKTNIPLIADIHFDYRLAIKSIQYGADCLRINPGNIGKKRKINEIVSCAKDNNIPIRIGINSGSLEHDILKKYKSPLPEALVESAIRSIEHFDSLNFHQFKVSVKASDVFSAVKANKILAKKITQPIHIGITESGSIRNGTVKSSIGIASLLSEGIGDTLRVSLAAHPIEEVKVGYDILKVLGIRFRGINFIACPTCSRQEFDVIKVVKDLEKKLEDIETSMDVSIIGCVVNGLGEAKMANLGVTGGYKKSGLYQDGIRQKNKLNNKDIVRELEIYIRKKSSELKNKNDN
- the hisS gene encoding histidine--tRNA ligase, whose amino-acid sequence is MNKKISSIRGMHDYFSEDLEIWNKLEKNFKQVLNSYSFEEIKLPILEKTEIFQRAIGNVTDIIEKEMYSFYDKKGNSLTLRPEGTVGCVRAIIQNNLLYKKKLKFWYLGPMFRYERPQKGRYRQFYQLGVEVFGLSEIDVDLEVILLTNRLWKILGINFDLTLEINSIGLQLDRIKYQKELVFFLEKYKSFLDEESKRRLYSNPFRILDSKNLNVQRILKKAPSLNNFINDKSLNRFNNLCHIMKTHGIKYKYNPNLIRGLDYYTDTVFEWKSNVIGSKDTICAGGRYDALVEELGGVKKPAIGFAIGIERLILLMRSKNVLSRKREKINIYIIFLGEENKNHAISLSEEMRDIYPKLNIFMSFSNFSLSKKIKHAVELSSRIVILIGANEIKKKCYLIKELETKKESYLFKSELILKINSIFKKHLSREN
- the glyA gene encoding serine hydroxymethyltransferase, whose amino-acid sequence is MFNKKIEFNKYDPELWIAMLKEKERQENHIELIASENYASTYVMHAQGSQLTNKYAEGYPGKRYYGGCEHVDIIEQLAIDRAKKLFNADYANVQPHSGSQANFAVYTALLKPGDVILGLKLSHGGHLTHGSSVNFSGKLYNSITYGVDLNGEINYEEIYDLAKKHRPKMIIGGFSAYSGICDWSKMRNISDEIDAYLVVDISHVAGLIATELYPSPIDYAHVVTSTTHKTLAGPRGGLILAKNGNNTFYNRLDLSVFPGGQGGPLMHVIAGKAVAFKEALDPNFKIYQEQILKNAKIMVKTFLKEGYEIISGNTYNHLFLINLTNKKITGKDADIALGKANITVNKNTIPNDIRSPFITSGIRIGTPAATRRGFKESEMLQVSLWITSILNDIQNTKNILKIKNKVLEICSKYPVYI